ggattttagtagctccaaaaatttcatttcgagtgcagggaggtcagaatccaacagcatcagcagtcctttttcagcctatgaataagatttttgctcaggtccctcaattttcagccagaaaatacctaaaatcacagaaaaatacacaaactcataataaagtccagaaatatgatttttgcataaaaactaataaaaatatactaaaagtgactaaatcatactaaaaactacctaaaaacaatgccaaaaagcgtataaattatccgctcatcacaacaccaaacttaaattgttgcttgtccccaagcaactgaaaacaaaataggataaaaagaagagaatatacaatgaatgtcacaatatcaatgaaacttagtcccaattagatgagcggggctagtagctttttgcttctgaacagttttggcatctccctttttcctttgaagtttagaatgattggcatctataagaactcagaattaagatagtgttattgattctcctagttcagtatgttgattcttgaacacagctactttatgagtcttggccatgaccctaagcactttgtttttcagtattaccactggatacataaatgcaacagacacataactgggtaaaccttttcagattgtgactcagctttgctaaagtccccaattagaggtgtccagagttcttaagcacactcttttgctttggatcacgactttaaccactcaatctcaagcttttcactttgaccttcatgccacaagcacatggttagggacagtttgatttagccgcttaggcctggattttatttccttgagccctcctatccattaatgctcaaagccttggatcctttttacccttgccttttggtttaaagggctattggctttttgctcttgccttttcttttttatttctttttcatttttgcccctttttttcgcaagccttgtcattcactgctttttcttacttcaagaatcaatttcatgatttttcagattatcaataacatttctctttgttcatcattctttcaagagccaacaattttaacattcataaacttcactatcaagaacatgcactgttcaagcattcattcagagaacaaaaagtattgccaccacatcaaaataattaaactaatttcaagataaaatttgaaatccaagtacttcttgttcttttgtaattaagcacatttttcatttaagagaggtgaaggatttatggaattattcatagttttaaggcatagacactagacactaatgatcatgtaatgaagacacaaacatagacaaacataaagcatcaaattcgaaaaacagaaaaatatgaacaagaaaatcaaagaacgggtccaccttagtgatggcggctagttcttcttctttgaagatcctatggagtatttgagctcctctatgtctcttccttgcctttgttgctcctccctcatagctctttgatcttctctaatttcatggagaatgatggagtgctcttggtgctccacccttagttggtccatgttgtaactcaagccttccaaagaggtgttgagttgctcccaatagttgtgtggaggaaaatgcatctcttgaggcatctcagggattttcttgatgaggaatttcctcatgctcttgttgagatccatgagtgggctctcttgtttgctccatccttttcttggtgatggacttgtcctcttcaatgaggatgtctccttctatgtcaatcccagccaaattgcataggtgacaaatgagatgaggaaaggctaaccttgccaaagtggaggacttgtcagccaccttatagagttctagaggtatgatctcatgaacttccacttcctccccaatcatgatactatggatcatgatggcccgatccacagtcacttcagatcggttgctagtaggaatgatggagcgttggataaactccaaccatcctctagccacagacttaaggtccggtcttctcaattgaaccagattgcctcttgagtctcttttccattgagcgccttccacacatatgtccatgaacacttggtccaacctttgatcaaagttgacccttctagtgtaggggcgtgcgttttcttgcatcattggcaagtggaacgccaaccttacattttccggactgaaatctaagtatttcttccgaaccattgtaagccaattctttggattcgggttcatactttgaacatagttcctagtgatccatgcattggcatagaactcttgaactattaagattccgacttgttgaatggggttggtgagaacttcccaatctCTTCTTCGAATTTCATGTTgaatctctggatactcattcttcttgagcatgaaagggacctcagggatcaccttcttcttggccacaacttcatagaagtggtcttgatggacctttgagatgaatctctccatctcccatgactcggaggtggaagcttttgccttccctttcctctttctagaggtttctccgaccttaggtgccataaatggttatggaaaaataaaaagtaatgcttttaccacaccaaacttaaaagttttgctcgtcctcgagcaaaagaagaaagaaagaagggggagaagaagaaaatagaggagatggagggagatagaggttcggccaagggggtaggagagtgtttgtgatgtgtgaaaatgaaggagtgaagagggggtatttatagggaaagagagggagagtggccgaatggaattgggtgggtttgggagggaaaagtgtttgaatttgaaagtgaggtaggtggggtttttggggaagagatatggaggtgattggtgaagagaatatagggaagaggataggatttgattggtgagtggtgttttgggtggagtgttatagagatgagtgagggggagagagagagagagaggtggggtaggtggggattctgtggggtccacagatcctgaggggtcaaggatttctcatccctgctccttttaggcgtgcaaaacgtgcgtgcaaaatgcccttattgtgcaatcctggtgtttaacgccagactgctgcttgtttctagcgttaaacgccagattttataccattcctggcgtttaacgctaagctgttgcttgtttctggcgttaaacgccagtctggtgcccatttctggcgttaaacgcccagaatggtgccagactgggcgtttaacgcccattctgctactcttattggtgtttaaacgccagtaagttcctcctccagggtgtgctgtttttaatgctgtttttgaatttctttttaatttttgcagttgtttttgtgactccacatgatcatcaacctaaagaaaacatgaaataacatagataaataaaaattggtttgcctcccaataagcgcttctttaatgtcaatagcttgacagtgggctctcatggagcctcatagatattCAGAGCttggttggggcctcccaacatcaaacttagagtttagttgtggcctctcaacaccaaacttagagtttgattgtggcctcccaataccaaacttagagtttgaatgtgggggctttgtttgactctgtattgagagaagcttttcatgcttcctctccatggttgtagagggagatccttgagtcttgaatacaaggtagtcctcattcaattgaaggaccaactctcctctgtcaacatcaatcacagcttttgctgtggctaggaaaggtctaccaaggatgatggattcatccttatccttcccagtgtctaggattatgaaatcagcagggacgtaaaggccttcaaccttcactagcacgtcctctactagtccataagcctttttcatggatttgtctgccatctctaatgagattcttgcagcttgaacCTCAAAGATTCGCAGTTTCTCCatgacagagagtggcatgaggtttatgcctgaccccaggtcacacagagccttctcaaaggtcatggtgcatatggtacaaggtattaagaaccttctgggattctctttcttttgaggtaatgtctgcctaatcaagttattcagttcattggtgagcaaggggggttcatcctcccaagtctcattaccaaataacttgtcattcagcttcatgattgctccaaggtacttagcaacttgctctttagtaatatcttcatcctcttcagaggaggaatagtcatcagagttcatgaatggcagaagtaggttcaatggaatctctatggtctctagatgagcctcagattctttaggttcctcaaatgggaactcctttttgtccagaggacatcccatgaggtcttcctcactgggattcatgtcctccttctcctctctaggttcggcaaCACCAAGTAAGGTtctggccttgcactctctttctggattctcttctgtattgcttgggagagtactaggaggagtttcagtgactcttttactcagctggtccacttgtgtactccaaatttttttaattttttaaatacaaatcagTGGGTCTGATTTGTGTaccccaaatttttaaaattttttaaacacaaatcagagagtccgatttgtgtacctcccatagttttaaaaaaaaaacaaaaattatcacGTTAAGGTATAACACTCCTCCTACTTCCATATCCAATTTTTTTAGTCTAGAATAGAACAGATGATAATTTCAGCAGTTTGTCTAAATCTGCCATAAATTGAACGATATGGTGGCTGGGGAATTAAACCGCTGCAGTAACTGCCCAAAATTATCAGATAGCGGCATTTTTTCAAATTGTCCCAAATTGGTCGCCGCTAACTTCCGTTTCTATTTTAGTGAAAAATTAGATTTAGTTGTACAAAAATTCTTCATTTAATCAAGCACTAAGAATTTAGGAGTAAGAGTTGTGATTAAATCATACATTATGGACAAATTATTAGCAATCACAGTCTCATTACCTTGTTCTATCACATATGAAAAATAATCCAGCAACTTAGTCCACCTTGCATGCCTTTTGTTCAAGATCCCTTGAGCtatcaaatacaaaatatacaataCCTTGTCATATGTTAAAAATTTGAGACATGTTTCATGTAACTGCTCACCAAAGTTTTGAATTAGTTACCTTTCTAGTGaattttcaaaacctttaaaaaTTGACATAAAAATACTAGGCAATTCACGGTTAGATATATGAGAAATTAAAGACTCTTTGGAATTCAATGATACTAATACACTATTGTCTAAGCTAGAAATTTTTAGATCTTTCTCACATGTGTATTTATTAGTCTCAGTTTTTTTCTCTCATTGACTCCTCTCTTTTActattctctttttttctctcaaaactcTCGCTTTCACTCAAACATTGATTTTTTCACTTAAACACTCACTCTCTTTCTCAGTTTATTTTCCTCTCAaattcttttctctcttgtttttcaaatttttcacatCACAAAGACCCGTTTGAACAATTCTGCACCACTGGTTCGGGTACACATCTTCATCTATAATATACTCAATAAATTCTTTCATCACTaactttgaaaaagaattaaagataGAATTAGAAGAAATCTTCTTATGTTGATTTATAAGATTCTTCTTAAAATCTGGtactttgaattttgttttatccccAAACTTTGCTCCTGATAGAATTAGAATCAGAAGAACATCAAGTTACCATAAATTGTTACATCTTCTCATAATATGTACCTTTTTTTTATGTGTGatcaagtgaggtgagtgattttttttgtttgttgtaTGAAAAAATTTGAAGGATCCAACCTAAAGAAATTCTTAGTGTTAGtttcatttggtatcagagctcaggtattatattaattcttattaatctatatttgtttttcttttattataataaaagaatcCAGTGTCTGTCGTGTCTTTCTTTATATTCTTatgttcttattttctgtttgcgttttattattgttgattttattgttaaaaaaaagcatacagttcaaaaaaaaaagaaaaaaatacaaaaagaaagaaaaaaaataaaaaatagaaattatcTTCCTTGTAAGTATTGTCCTtttcatatactatttttttcacctacaagattcgaggacgaattttttttttgaagaggagaatgatacgtgcctcaaatgttcgtgatatgaagagttcaagtattatttagaagatattagtttatatttttagaatgttttaattttatttgatgtattttgattttatttatttaattactagattggaccttatgtttatgggctttagggttttctttgttttaacctaataagaggttataaatacctccttagctattgtagttGTAGCATAGAATAATTTAAAGGTTTAAAAAtccctttttggtttcgtgatgaaaccatggtgtggacaattgaggttgaggagtccctctcttaTTGCATCGGGGAATtggatagaaggttgaggagtcccttcgattcaatttcaaaattatggcgttgacaagttaggttgatgagtccctttcttgttgcatcaagaaattgggtagaaagtatagtgattctctttgtactcaatttcaatctatctatttagtttctatttcaatttcaatgtatcttttCTATTCAGTTTgaatctttatctttttgtttatcttttatttctttatgatttggtatcagagctcaagtattagattaattcttattaatctatgtttgtttttcttttatcataaaaaaagaaTCCAGTGTCTGTCGTGTCTTtctttatgttcttgtgttcttgttttttgtttgcgtttcattattgttgattttattgttaaaaaaaagcATACAgttcaaaaaaaatacaaaaagaaagaaaaaaacaaaaaaatagaaattatcttccttgtaattattgtccttttcatatactatttttttCACCTACAAAATTCGAGGACGAATAttttttgaagaggaggagaatgatacgtgcttcaaatgttcgtgatatgaagagttcaagtgttatttagaagatattagtttatatttttagaatgttttaattttatttgatgtattatgattttatttatctaattattaGATTAGACCTTATGTTTTTTggctttagggttttctttgttttaacctaataagaggttataaatacctccttagctattatagtcgtagtatagaatgatttagaggttAAACCccttttttggtttcgtgatgaaaccatggtgtggataattgaggttgaggagtcacTCTTTTGTTACATCGGGGAATtgggtagaaggttgaggagtcccttcgattcaattcccAAACTATGGCGTTGGCAAGTTAGGTTGAGAAGTtcctttcttgttgcgtcaagaaatttgGTAGAAAGTAGATTGATTCTCTTTatactcaatttcaatctatcctttttatttttatttcaatttcaatgtattctttttttattcagtttgaatccttatcttcttgtttatcttttatttctttatcaggTCATTTTTGTTTTATTGGTGAATAATTAAGCCTAAAGATTGTGAGTTATGAGAGAAGGGGTTAGCGAATCAAATATCGCAATTCTTCAAGGCGTGTGTCATACACACTTTCCTTTAGGCTTAATTTGCCCCCACTAATGAACAATGCTGTGCAAAATAGGTTACTGGCGAATTTTCTATAGGATACAATGAAGAACACTTGACTTGTTTATGCACTCACATAATCAAACCTTACACTAAATGATAACTTACAGAATAATATTCTATATTCTTCATTTTGCACATAAAGAAAGTATTGAGATGGATTGTTCAGCAATAATGAAATGAGGAAAATTTATAGATACGAAGTACATGCAACAAGCAACTACGTACGTACTTAACAGACACAACTTTTCAAATAGTTATAACCTTTCAACAGACATAACTTTTCAAATAGTTACAATCTTTTAACCGTCATAACTTTTGAATAAATCACAAATTTATGAAGAGATGTAACTCTTTAAAATAGCTTTtcacatattttaaaaatatatctcaCGGACGTAGTGGCGTGCAAGGAGAGATGTACCTTGAGGGCGCTCCAGAAAAATTGTTAAATTTCTGAACTTAAtcttaatcttttttatttcaaaattaaattttgataaaagtTCAAATTAGTTATACTTAGAGTTGGTGACctatatttttctattatattataGACAAATAAATTCGTAGAAGGCCGAGTGGATTAGTAGAATATCCTTTTATACAAGACCTGTCTTAACAAATGCGGGAATGAAGAAGCGACATGGAATTGTCGGTTAGAACTTAGAACAAGAGTAAAATCCCCTTCCTGTATGGAAAGAAAGTAGTTAGCAGTAAATACGCAATATTAATACTGTTTTCACTCATACCTTGTTTATTATGAATTCACTTTATTTACTTATGATGATAAATAAACTAATGAAGTATAAGTTAACATCACAGTTTACACTATATTACACATAATACACTTGGTGTCGAAATCAGTTTCAAATATACATAATGCATAGCAGTGGCCAGTGGCAACCTATTGTGGGGGCGTTGGTTGGTTATTGTTAAGTAACTTTTAGTAGGTCTAATCTGATCACATATTACGCCACAATAATGCAGCACACTTTGTCACAACCAAAAGACAATAATGTAAGATTACTACtgcattataatttattaaaatctaattatttaaatcTATTTTTGGTGTAGTTTTTCACTCCACCTAATTTATCCTATTAATCTTTCTTTTTTACTGTGTAACCTCTGCAATGTGTTATCTAAATTCCTCCTGTAATATTCTAACATGGTAGATGGAAAGATCATATGGGAACTAGAATCCTAGAATCAATAATCACAACATTTCTTTTTCCAACTTTGGCAGAACaggagaagcaaagaaaaggTAAAATGACTAAAATCTCGTCACTCATACTCAATATTCTTGAGGAGAGAGTGGCCAACAGTAATCATACAAACCAACCATCCTCTTTCCATATTATTCCACCTTTAATCATATCACATTGCCTCAGTCTCAATTACCTTACACAAAATATAATTACATTACAACAACCTCATTTGCACACAAAACGGAAAACGAATTGTCTCAATTCAGACACCAATTGCATTATAACTAGATTAAAGTATATATCACACTTAAATTCAacctgttaattttttttttaataataaaagtactTAGAACACTAAAAATTACATAAACTATAATCCGATCTTCTATTATaatattgtcttttttttttgtatcattGTATAAACTAATTTATcttacattttttattattaaaaaaggaATTTTTACCACATTGaatattcaaaattttcttttttaaaagtaGTGAATTACTTTTGATAGCACAGGAAGTACCTTTTTCTCTCGATCAACGCACATTCTCTCCAATCATGCcacattttcaattttaaaaaaaaatcataccaCGCTTttctagaaattatttttaatatagaaataaaaatagtGTTTTGGTTAAATATTGATGTTTAAAATGTATAACAGTATTATGAATGTGAAAAAACATGTCTAAGTTTGCCAGAATATTAACGTATGTCCAATATATACCTTGTGTGTTACCACAATGATGAAACGTGTCCAACACACACAATATGTCAACATTCTAGCCATCACGCAAAATGTGTGCTGAACACATTTTCTACACATCCATAataatacacttcaaatatcaatattcaattaaaatattatttttatttctatcttaaaaataatttctttctttttattttttgcaaataTGATTGCTGttccaaattataaaaaaatttaggtaattaatattttttattttgtcttaatTAATTCTCTTTTAATAGGGGCTTCCTCCTCCCCTCCCTCTTTTCCATGATCTTTGACCTTTACTGTCACCAGTCACCAGTCACCAGTCACCAATCAAGAACCTTCTTCCCcaccttttaatttcaaaaaacaCACTAATCCTTTGCTCCCCTCTCACACTTCCTCCCCCACACCATATCATGGACAAGGTTCCTCTTCTTATTCTTACTTTGGCATTGGCGTTTATGTGCTTCAAATGTGAGAGTGCACCACAAAATGATACACACGCACTCACCCAATTCCGCCTCCAAACCGACGCACACGCCTCTCTCCTAACAAACTGGACAGGCGCCGATGCTTGCGCCGCGGCCTCCACTTGGCGCGGCGTCGAGTGCTCCCCAAACGGCAGAGTGGTGGCACTCTCCCTCCCTTCCCTCAATCTCCGAGGCCCCATCCATTCCCTTTCATTACTTTCCTACCTCCGATTCCTTGATCTCCACGACAATCGCCTAAACGGCACCGTTTCCACTCTTTGCAACTGCACCGACCTCGAACTCCTCTATCTCTCCGGCAACGACTTTTCCGGCGAGGTTCCTCTGGAGATTTCCTCCCTCAGGCTCCTCGTGAGGCTTGACATCTCCGATAACAACCTCCGAGGACCGGTTCCCAAGGAAATTTCAAGTTTAACTCACCTCCTCACGCTCCGCCTCCAGAACAACGCTCTTTCCGGCGAAGTCCCCGATTTCTCTTCTTCCCTCGTTAACCTCAAGGAGCTCAACATAACCAATAACGAACTCGTCGGACACTTACCGAATTCCATGCTCAACAGGTTTGGTATTGCAAGCTTCGCTGGGAATGGCGCACTTTGTGGTGATTCACCACTGCCAAAATGTTCCTCCACCGAGACTCCTTCTCCTTCGTCCTCTTCTGATAACAAAACTGGTCCTTCAAACCCGAGCGTCATACCGAAAACGAGTAGCGTAGTCGCAGTTCCGAAGAACCCACCATCACGGAAAGGTTTAAGTCCGGGGGTGATCGTGGCAATTGTAGTGGCGGTTTGCGTGGTGTTTCTTGTGGTTGTCTCTTTCACCGTGGCGCACTGCTGCGCCGGTGGGAGAACCTCAAACTCAATGGTGGGGCTGTCCTACACAAAACTTCATTTTTACTCGCATACACTACTGCATGCGTATTGTATACATATTCAATTATACATACATGTGCGTCAtactgtgattttaaaaatcggTTTCTAATTTTCTCCCATTTCAAATGAGAAAAGCCCGATGccgttaattttttatttatactactaTTTTACGGATGTATTTAGACTTTTctttctatatcaataaatttgtgGACTGATTATTGACTGAAAACAATAATTTGTGTATGTTATTTGGCCTAAAACAAAAATTTGTGCTGATACAGTAACATTGTTgattttaaatttcttaaaattGCGATATTTGTGTATGTTATTTAATACTTGTATTCGTATTTATGCAATGTATATAGGTTGGGAGTGAAAGCGGCAAGAGGAAGAGTGAGAGCAGCTACGGGGTGTACGCTAGTGGCAGCGGGGCAGAAAGGGACAGTGATGGAACGGTGGACACTGAGCGGAGCAGGCTGGTGTTCTTCGACAGGAGAAGCCAGTTTGAGCTGGAGGATCTGCTTCGCGCATCGGCAGAGATGCTCGGGAAGGGGAGCTTGGGGACTGTGTATAGGGCGGTGCTGGATGACGGGTGCACGGTGGCGGTGAAGAGGCTGAAGGATGCGAACCCTTGTGAGAGGAGCGAGTTTGAGCAGTACATGGATGTTGTGGGGAAGATGAAGCACCCAAACATTGCGAGGCTCATAGCGTTTTACTATGCCAAGGAAGAAAAGCTTCTTGTCTATGATTATCTTCCCAATGGAAGCTTGCATACACTTCTTCATGGTTAGTTGGGTTTAGTTTTAGTTATGTTagcttattttaaatttgttcaaCATGGTAATGGTGTATATGGACAGGGAACC
This region of Arachis hypogaea cultivar Tifrunner chromosome 8, arahy.Tifrunner.gnm2.J5K5, whole genome shotgun sequence genomic DNA includes:
- the LOC112705611 gene encoding leucine-rich repeat receptor-like protein kinase PXC1, producing the protein MDKVPLLILTLALAFMCFKCESAPQNDTHALTQFRLQTDAHASLLTNWTGADACAAASTWRGVECSPNGRVVALSLPSLNLRGPIHSLSLLSYLRFLDLHDNRLNGTVSTLCNCTDLELLYLSGNDFSGEVPLEISSLRLLVRLDISDNNLRGPVPKEISSLTHLLTLRLQNNALSGEVPDFSSSLVNLKELNITNNELVGHLPNSMLNRFGIASFAGNGALCGDSPLPKCSSTETPSPSSSSDNKTGPSNPSVIPKTSSVVAVPKNPPSRKGLSPGVIVAIVVAVCVVFLVVVSFTVAHCCAGGRTSNSMVGSESGKRKSESSYGVYASGSGAERDSDGTVDTERSRLVFFDRRSQFELEDLLRASAEMLGKGSLGTVYRAVLDDGCTVAVKRLKDANPCERSEFEQYMDVVGKMKHPNIARLIAFYYAKEEKLLVYDYLPNGSLHTLLHGNRGAGRIPLDWTTRISLVLGAARGLARIHAEYSAAKIPHGNIKSSNVLLDKNGAACISDFGLFLLLNPVHAIAKLGGYKAPEQSEHKKLSQQADVYSFGVLILEVLTGKAPSHQHPSMPRPRTELEEPHLDLPKWVRSLVKDSEEWNAEVFDQELLRYKNIEDELLAMMNVGLVCTELEPEKRPTTLEVVKMIEDIRVEQSPLVEDFDESRNSLSPSIPTTEDGMA